CCCATCGCCACCACAGACACCAAGTCCTGAAGGAAGAGCATGGTAGATCGACACAAACATACAATaggccagctattctcaaccttggggtccggaccccaattggggtcgcgagatgatttctgggggtcgccaaatcattttggaagtcagctctgtctccactgtgttaaagtgttcatgggttaatgtgttttagtctttttggtcacttaatgtctttttttggtcattttgtgtcttttttttgtgtctttttttgatcattttgtggtcaatttgtgtcttttttggtcattttgtttccttttttggtcattttgtgtctttttttagtcattttgtgtctttttggtcattttgtttccttttttggtcattttgtgtctttttttagtcattttgtgtctttttggtcattttgtttcttttttgggtcattttctttccttttttggtcattttgtgtctttttttgtcattttctttcctttttgggtcattttgtgtctttttttagtcattttgtgtctttttggtcattttgtttcttttttgtgtcattttctttccttttttggtcattttgtgtctttttttgatcattttgtggtcaatttgtgtcctttttggtcattttgtttcctttttttggtcattttgtgtctttttggtcattttgtttctttttttggtaattttgtgtctttttttggtcattttgtttcttttttgggtaattttgtgtcttttttggtaattttgtgtctttttggtcattttgtttactttttttggtcattttgtggggggtttttagtcattttgtatctttttttagtcattttgtgtcttttttgggtcattttgtgtcttttttggtcattttgtgtctttttggtcattttgtgtcaccttAATGATGGACGGCAGATCCATAAGTTCACTGAGCTTCATATCTCTCCGATACCCCCAGGACCGGCTGTCCATGGACTGGCATTTCTCCCATTTGTGGTGTGGAAGTTGGCCGGGCGTGTACCTGTCAGCACAGTTATAGTAGCCTCCATGTTTGCAGTAGCAGCCCTGACCCCACCTGTCATTGGTGACCACCACATCCTGAGGAAAAACACAAGCATGGATGACTTTCTGAATGGGCCTACTGGACACAGGCCCAGGGGCTAAAGATGCTCTGatgatttttattaaaatttttattaatttatttatttgtttcattttattttattttaatttaatttattttaatgtattttatttttatttatttatttatttatttattattttatttatttatttatttatttatttatttattttatttatttatttatttatttatttatttttctgtctgtttttggtgtctgtctcggctgtttgtaagtgtttgtattatatgttgaaaaattaaaaattaaataaatactttaataaaaaaaaaaataaaaaaagatgctctgatgatttttattaaattttttatttttatttatttatttatttatttattttattttttttatttttctgtctgtttttggtgtctgtctcggctgtttgtaagtgtttgtattatataaaaaaaataaaaaaagatgctcTGATGTAACAGAAATGCTCTCTCACCTTGACTGGGCTGTCATTGTAGAGCCAGGCCAAGAACTGGGTGGAGTTCCAGTAGGTATCTGGTGCTTCCCAGTCCCCATCAGACCAGATCAGATCCGGTTTGTAGGCCATCACGAGGTTTACGAGCTCTGGAAGAGTCTTCCAGGCAACAAAATGCTGAGTCTTGAATCCCAAGGCTCGATCCAACAAGAAGAGGGGATGGAACCATTCATACAGGGAGTGGTAGAGACCCAAGCGGAGCGACCTGTTGGCGGAAACACTTGAGTGAATACACAAACCTGCCCGGTCAttttaatgtcaatcatttcCATACATTTAAAATTGACAGAATTATATGTTTTGGACTTGTGCAAGCATCGCCACCTATCGGGTTAAGATATTTCAAAGTTTATCTGAGATTTTCCAGAAACATATTAAaccagaccccaattggggtcgcgagatgatttctgggggtcgccaaatcattttggaagtcagctctgtctccactgtgttaaagtgttcatgtgttaatgtgttttagtctttttggtcacttaatgtcttttttggtcattttgtgtctttattttttgtcttttttatcattttgtggtcaatttgtgtcttttttgataattttgtttccttttttttttagtcattttgtgtcttttttggtaattttgtgtctttttgctcattttgtttcctttttggtcattttgtttccttttttgaatcattttgtgtttttttttggttattttgtttcttttttgggtcattttgtgtcttttttggtaattttgtgtccttttggtcattttgtttccttttttgaatcattttgtgtctttttttagtcattttgtgtcttttttggtcattttgtttcctttttttttagtcattttgtgtcttttttggtaattttgtgtctttttgctcattttgtttcctttttgctcattttgtttcctttttttaatcattttgtgtctttttttggttattttgtttcttttttgggtcattttgtgtcttttttggtcattttgtgtcttttttagtcattttgtgtcttttttggtcattttgtgtccttttggtcattttgtttccttttttgaatcattttgtgtctttttttggtcattttgtttctacccacccattatgtctttgccatgcctttataaatcttattttgtttgcttattgatattaaaatatactttattgctcatctattataagttaactataagttaactatgctttttgcaactaccggatctaaagcgagaacaatgccttattacttgttaattaatggttattacaaggaccttattataaagcgttactgaAGATGCTATAGTTGAATGAATGCAGTGGAGTCACCTCTTCCTGACAGCTGCAGCCAGTTCTCCCACCAGGTCCTGGTGAGGACCCACATCCACTGAGTTCCAGTTGTGTGAAACTGCAGAAGGCCAGTTAGTGAATCCCTCATGGTGTTTGGATGTGAACACCACGTACCTGTAGATGCATGAACACACAAAAGCCCTGACACATTCCTGGGTCAAGGAACTAAGTACTCCGGTCCGACTTTTATGATATACTTTCATGGTCGACAtgcacatacactaccggtcataagttttagaacaccccaatttttccagttatttattgaaattcaagcagttcaagtcaaatgaacagcttgaaagggtacaaaggtaagtggtgaactgccagaggtaaataaaaaaaggtaagcttaaccaaaactgaaaaataatgtacatttcagaattatacaagtaggcctttttcagggaacaagaaatgggtttaaaagttaaagcagttctgcagcaatggaggttgatcaagccctgaaagttgctaagttgctacaggtgtcccaacttttcttgatccCTTACAACCCCCTCTGTCTgcaacctacaagttgctccacatttatgggaacttctgcaacagagttgggaagaactttctgaagaatatttgatttccattatAGAAAGAATGACAcgagtgtgttcagctgttctatctgttagGGTGGCTACTTCAATGAGTCAAAAgtttataatacattttcctttctaaattgattctatgatttcttttttttttaacttcaattgtaAATTTGTTATaaacattaatttcagagtagactgagacattaaaccgcatcattttcaataaaattctggaaaagttggggtgttctaaaacttttgaccagtagtgtactttatacaggtgcatctcaataaattagaatatcatagcaaagtttatgtcagtaatggGGTGGCTGATCGGAGaatcggtggttcgatccccgaccatggcaccctacatgttacatttaatgaagacctaaaattcagtgtctcaaaaaaatgttaatattacaaaagacacatttctaaaagtatgtttaatgtgtaaatgttggcctctgaaaagtatgtccatctatatgactcaatactcggttggggctgtttgacttgaactactggaaatggacttttccatcatactctaatgcagctattctcaaccttggggtcgtggtcgggaccccaattgatttctgggggtcgccaaatcattttggaagtcagctctgtctccactgtgttaaagtgttcatgtgttttagtctttttggtaatttaatgtatttttttggtcattttgtttcttttttgggtcattttgtgtctttttgggtcattttgtgtctttttttgggtcattttgggtctttttttggtcattttgtgtcttttttgggtcattttgagtcttttttggtcattttgtgtctttttttggtcattttgtgtctttttgggtcattttgtgtctttttttggtcattttgtgtcttttttgggtcattttgtttatttttggggtcattttgtgtcttttttggtcattttgtgtctttttttttggtcattttgagtcttttttggtcattttgtgtcttttttggtcattttgtggtcattttgaggatttttttggtcattttgtttcttttttgggtgatctgaactgtgcgtgtgagattgtgttcagtgagcgggggtcggggacaacatgcatgttaaattgggcgTCGCGACTATTAATTAGTATAGTCgtatagtattatattagtaTATAATACTAATTAACTATTAGTAGCCTATTTTATACAGCCTatggtcgcgactcaaaaaggttgagaactactggtctaatgtattgagatgcacctgtacatgacCCCTGCAGGTGTGTCTGTGGCTGAGCAAACACAGGCAACAAAAGAGATTTACTGCATTCAAATAACTCGTGCAAATACAGCAAGTTGGTGCATGTTGTTATGTGGCTGATGCACCAGGAGGAGATCAGGTCTTTACCTGGCTCCAGAGGCTTTGAATAGATCCGCCCAGGTATCAGGGTCGAAGAATTCTGCGCGAAACTCGGGTGCAAAATCCGCGTATTTAAAGCCCGGCGGGTAGTTTTTCTGCATGAACTGAACTTCCTCTGCGCGCTTCTCGGACCTCCACCAGTACCAGAACCACTCACTGTACTGGCCGAAGCCAGGGACCGAGAAGACCCCCCAGTGGACGAAAATCCCGATCTTCGCCTCATCGAACCACCTGGGCAGAGGTCTGGCATCCAGACTGGTCCAGTTTGCTGCGTAGCGCGCTGTGCATGCTGGTCCCAGCAGGAGAGGCGCGAGGCAGACCCAAGCTCCAAGGCATACTGGTCCCAGTTCATGTGACGTCATCCCTTTTTCTATTAAGAAGCTCTTATTAGGATCATCAGAAGGACAGGTGACTTTAACTCTTCCTGTCTGTAACATGCTGTATAGCCTACCTGTGGGAAGGGCAAACTATGGAGCCGCCCTCCGGCACAATGGGATGAACATATGAATAAAATG
This genomic interval from Centropristis striata isolate RG_2023a ecotype Rhode Island chromosome 14, C.striata_1.0, whole genome shotgun sequence contains the following:
- the LOC131985193 gene encoding tissue alpha-L-fucosidase-like: MTSHELGPVCLGAWVCLAPLLLGPACTARYAANWTSLDARPLPRWFDEAKIGIFVHWGVFSVPGFGQYSEWFWYWWRSEKRAEEVQFMQKNYPPGFKYADFAPEFRAEFFDPDTWADLFKASGARYVVFTSKHHEGFTNWPSAVSHNWNSVDVGPHQDLVGELAAAVRKRSLRLGLYHSLYEWFHPLFLLDRALGFKTQHFVAWKTLPELVNLVMAYKPDLIWSDGDWEAPDTYWNSTQFLAWLYNDSPVKDVVVTNDRWGQGCYCKHGGYYNCADRYTPGQLPHHKWEKCQSMDSRSWGYRRDMKLSELMDLPSIIKDLVSVVAMGGNYLLNIGPMADGVIAPVFEERLRGLGAWLGINGDAIYASKPWRVQTENSTVTVWFTAKNRTVYAIILGWPSTQPLQLTAPKTSGASKVTLLDYPNVALKWAPVTPTAGLRIVMPTMPVSPGDAWCLKLEGVV